Proteins from a genomic interval of Lacticaseibacillus pabuli:
- a CDS encoding ABC transporter ATP-binding protein, translating into MAHIEVQHEYKTYQMGETQIHANRDLSFEIEQGKLTVILGPSGAGKSTVLNILGGMDSPTQGQVIVDGKDIAQYSERQLTAYRRTDVGFVFQFYNLIPNLTTLENVEMATALTSDALDPAETLQAVGLGNRLDNFPAQLSGGEQQRVAIARALAKNPKLLLADEPTGALDYETGKAVLQLLADASRKRGATVVVITHNAEIARIADRVIHINDAQVRSVQDNAHPLPIDQVEW; encoded by the coding sequence ATGGCTCACATCGAAGTGCAACACGAATATAAAACCTACCAAATGGGGGAGACGCAGATTCATGCGAATCGCGACCTCAGTTTTGAGATTGAGCAAGGCAAGTTGACCGTCATCCTGGGGCCAAGTGGTGCCGGGAAGTCGACCGTGCTCAATATTTTGGGTGGGATGGATTCGCCGACGCAGGGCCAGGTCATTGTGGACGGCAAGGACATTGCCCAGTACTCCGAGCGGCAGCTGACGGCATACCGGCGCACGGATGTCGGCTTTGTGTTCCAGTTTTACAACTTGATTCCGAACCTGACCACTCTGGAAAACGTCGAGATGGCAACGGCGCTGACGAGTGACGCTCTTGATCCGGCCGAGACGCTGCAGGCAGTGGGCCTTGGCAACCGCCTGGATAACTTCCCGGCCCAACTGTCAGGTGGTGAGCAACAACGTGTCGCGATTGCCCGCGCCTTGGCAAAAAATCCGAAACTGCTACTGGCCGATGAACCGACTGGCGCGCTGGATTACGAAACCGGGAAGGCCGTGCTGCAACTGCTGGCTGATGCAAGTCGCAAACGTGGCGCGACGGTCGTTGTCATCACGCACAATGCCGAGATTGCCCGCATCGCCGACCGCGTCATTCACATCAACGACGCACAAGTGCGCAGCGTGCAAGACAACGCGCACCCGCTACCGATTGACCAAGTGGAATGGTAG
- a CDS encoding FAD-binding oxidoreductase, producing MTLFAAFDDDEILTFLNAQVTNGTVYTDKKTLDEHSFSSRMTDDDSKEALAYVEAESNADIRGVLATARRFHLPVVTQNQYTSTVIGADGMTNAIILSTAKMNKILEISKPDGLAVVQPGVINGDLDKEARKQGMFYAPDPGSKPISGIGGNAATNAGGMSTVKYGATKDNVLGLKVILADGRELKLGGRTYKQAFGYDLTQLFVGSEGTLGVITEVTVKLLPIPLGTPAMGTAYFKDMTQLAKAVAEIRISGLYPTMLEALDANTIAALDVYEGTHYAEQGGGAMLIFKVDQSSDLVQSTLKRLLDKNNATGIQVTSDDAEMAGLQKLRQDMLPAVFAGQNHIMEDMAMPLSKLAPMMDYITEVGEELDLKIYTAGHAGDGNVHPTLVWPSDVKTVPDKINEALKMMFHKTLELGGTISGEHAVGTLKNQWNNVELGENVDVVQHQIKTLLDPMGILNPKRKID from the coding sequence ATGACACTATTTGCAGCTTTTGATGATGATGAAATTCTGACCTTCCTGAACGCCCAGGTGACGAATGGGACGGTTTATACCGATAAGAAGACGCTGGATGAACACTCATTCAGCTCCAGGATGACCGACGATGACAGCAAGGAGGCCCTCGCGTACGTTGAGGCTGAAAGCAACGCCGACATCCGCGGTGTCCTCGCCACGGCGCGCCGGTTCCACCTGCCCGTGGTGACGCAGAACCAATACACCAGCACCGTGATCGGGGCCGATGGGATGACCAACGCGATTATCCTCTCGACGGCCAAGATGAACAAGATTCTGGAGATCAGTAAGCCAGACGGACTGGCCGTTGTGCAGCCCGGCGTCATTAACGGCGACCTGGATAAGGAAGCGCGCAAGCAGGGGATGTTCTACGCGCCAGACCCTGGTTCCAAGCCAATCTCAGGTATCGGTGGTAACGCGGCGACCAATGCGGGTGGCATGAGTACCGTTAAGTATGGGGCCACCAAGGATAATGTCCTCGGCCTGAAGGTCATCTTGGCGGATGGCCGTGAGCTCAAGCTGGGTGGCCGCACGTACAAGCAGGCGTTTGGCTACGACCTGACACAGCTGTTCGTGGGTTCTGAAGGCACGCTGGGTGTCATCACCGAAGTCACGGTCAAGCTCCTGCCAATCCCACTGGGCACACCTGCGATGGGGACTGCCTACTTCAAGGACATGACGCAGTTGGCCAAGGCCGTTGCTGAAATCCGGATTTCTGGTCTGTACCCCACGATGCTCGAGGCGCTGGACGCCAACACCATCGCGGCGCTTGATGTCTACGAAGGCACGCACTACGCGGAACAAGGCGGCGGTGCGATGCTGATTTTCAAGGTCGACCAGAGCTCTGACCTCGTGCAATCCACCCTGAAGCGCCTGCTCGACAAGAACAACGCAACGGGCATCCAGGTGACGAGCGATGATGCCGAGATGGCGGGCCTGCAGAAGTTGCGTCAGGATATGTTGCCAGCGGTCTTTGCCGGTCAGAACCACATCATGGAAGACATGGCGATGCCACTCAGCAAGCTGGCGCCGATGATGGACTACATCACCGAGGTCGGCGAGGAGCTGGACCTGAAGATTTACACGGCGGGTCACGCGGGGGATGGTAACGTCCACCCAACGCTGGTATGGCCATCCGATGTGAAGACGGTGCCTGACAAGATTAACGAGGCGCTGAAGATGATGTTCCACAAGACGCTGGAACTCGGCGGCACCATTTCCGGTGAGCACGCGGTTGGGACGCTGAAGAATCAGTGGAACAACGTGGAGCTCGGCGAAAACGTCGATGTCGTGCAGCACCAGATTAAGACCCTGCTCGATCCGATGGGGATTTTGAACCCGAAGCGGAAGATTGATTAA
- a CDS encoding 6-pyruvoyl-tetrahydropterin synthase-related protein, with translation MKKRAISNTAIIIFLLAASLAFCYPYLRSGLGVPQDTRFHLDRILGMSNVWHSPVNFLTYAHRGNMVAPYYPWITLYPAFLLYKVFGSLTVAYKVYMFGLIFAGSLTSYYSFLAMNKNRGRATIFATLYTFASYHALNVFLRGAVGEVLCAVFLPVAFLGLYEVLRGNWRKWPLLTAGMTLILYSHLLSLAITAGLMLVLTVLALPGMQDWQKRLIAGVKATLLTLLLSVGFIVPFLQISRVQKVALPVAHLLERGTVPPSQLISDMLNNYWGTYGLGLVILVATVGSLIMWRQLAGWERALLGLSLLMIFVLTTLFPIAHFNHTLLNELQFIWRLNAFTSLFVLYIFCAHLPAIHFGWQFIVSGVVLLGVLASMHYTSYKTVRNSQMFFPAGQGLVYNDANAEHLTRTYPHSDYRPENALNPAYVTDFRPRMRGKVVKLQSHYTTDVATFTVRNHQRAGILRTSVYRYDSALVHVNGKAVPTYNVDGMTGVKIPRGKSVITIAYKYSGLTYLARAVSIITLLLTIAWPWWGKWLKRRLQGAAPVARHAAN, from the coding sequence TTGAAAAAGCGTGCCATCAGTAACACCGCCATTATCATATTCCTGCTCGCAGCGAGCCTGGCATTCTGCTACCCGTACCTGCGCAGCGGCCTGGGCGTTCCGCAAGACACCCGCTTCCACTTGGATCGCATCCTGGGTATGAGCAACGTCTGGCACAGTCCCGTCAACTTTTTGACCTACGCGCACCGCGGCAATATGGTGGCGCCTTACTACCCGTGGATCACACTTTATCCCGCGTTTCTTCTATATAAAGTATTCGGGAGCCTGACCGTTGCGTACAAGGTCTACATGTTCGGCCTGATTTTCGCCGGCAGTCTAACCAGCTACTACAGTTTCCTCGCCATGAACAAGAATCGCGGGCGCGCGACCATCTTTGCGACGCTCTACACCTTCGCGAGCTACCACGCACTGAACGTTTTTCTGCGCGGGGCAGTCGGCGAAGTGCTGTGTGCGGTCTTCCTGCCAGTCGCATTTCTCGGTTTATACGAAGTGCTGCGCGGCAACTGGCGCAAGTGGCCGCTACTGACTGCGGGCATGACGCTGATTCTGTACTCGCATCTACTCAGTCTGGCCATCACGGCGGGGCTGATGCTTGTGCTCACAGTCCTGGCACTGCCGGGTATGCAGGACTGGCAGAAGCGTCTAATTGCTGGCGTCAAGGCAACGCTACTCACCCTGCTACTCAGCGTCGGGTTCATCGTGCCATTCCTGCAAATCAGTCGCGTTCAGAAAGTCGCCTTACCCGTTGCCCACCTGCTCGAGCGCGGCACGGTGCCACCGAGCCAGCTCATCAGTGACATGCTGAACAACTACTGGGGCACATACGGTCTCGGCCTCGTCATCCTCGTTGCGACAGTTGGTAGCCTCATCATGTGGCGGCAGTTGGCCGGTTGGGAACGCGCGTTGCTTGGCCTGTCCCTGCTGATGATTTTCGTGTTGACTACGCTGTTCCCGATTGCACACTTTAACCACACGCTGCTCAACGAGTTGCAGTTCATCTGGCGGCTCAACGCGTTCACAAGTTTGTTCGTGCTGTACATCTTCTGCGCGCACCTGCCCGCCATTCATTTCGGTTGGCAGTTCATCGTCAGCGGCGTCGTCCTGCTCGGCGTGTTGGCCAGCATGCATTACACCAGTTACAAGACCGTCCGCAACTCACAGATGTTCTTCCCAGCTGGTCAAGGCCTGGTCTACAACGATGCCAACGCCGAGCACCTCACGCGCACGTACCCACACTCCGATTATCGCCCGGAAAATGCCCTCAACCCTGCCTACGTAACCGATTTCCGGCCCCGCATGCGCGGCAAGGTCGTGAAGCTCCAATCGCACTACACGACGGATGTGGCCACCTTCACCGTGAGGAACCACCAGCGTGCCGGCATCCTGCGCACTAGCGTTTATCGCTATGATTCCGCGCTCGTTCACGTCAACGGCAAGGCGGTACCGACCTACAACGTCGACGGCATGACCGGCGTGAAAATTCCGCGCGGCAAGTCGGTCATCACGATTGCCTACAAGTACTCTGGCCTGACCTACCTCGCCCGCGCCGTCAGCATCATCACCTTACTGCTAACCATCGCTTGGCCATGGTGGGGTAAGTGGCTGAAGCGGCGTCTGCAGGGTGCCGCACCAGTTGCGCGTCACGCCGCAAATTAA
- a CDS encoding SLAP domain-containing protein, with protein MKKQSIAVIAAALLLAAPVAVPAVTTFAAGNSQFVINHNNMHPYAGPESLEGGWVVVGYHGAPIYTTYQTSTKTKRVLQRGTSWRYSGVVTYRDGSQWYDLGGGHQWVRASDLTSGLVINQKGVVKVKYVPGYSIAVWNFFDHGKVTGKLLKNGTSWKYSRYSIRDNTRWYDLGGNQWVDGRYVQKLK; from the coding sequence ATGAAAAAACAAAGTATAGCCGTTATCGCCGCTGCATTACTGTTGGCTGCACCCGTTGCGGTACCAGCAGTCACCACGTTTGCGGCTGGAAATAGTCAATTTGTGATTAATCACAACAACATGCATCCATACGCCGGCCCTGAGTCACTAGAAGGCGGTTGGGTTGTGGTGGGTTACCACGGCGCACCGATTTACACGACGTATCAGACATCGACTAAAACCAAGCGGGTCCTTCAGCGGGGCACAAGCTGGCGCTACAGTGGTGTCGTGACCTACCGGGATGGCAGTCAGTGGTATGATCTGGGCGGCGGCCACCAGTGGGTCCGTGCGTCAGACCTGACATCCGGGTTGGTCATTAACCAGAAGGGTGTCGTCAAGGTGAAGTACGTTCCGGGCTACAGCATCGCTGTTTGGAACTTCTTTGACCACGGCAAGGTCACGGGCAAGTTGCTCAAGAACGGAACCAGCTGGAAATACAGCCGTTACTCCATTCGCGACAATACGCGCTGGTACGACCTCGGTGGTAATCAGTGGGTCGACGGCCGTTATGTTCAAAAACTAAAGTAA
- a CDS encoding cold-shock protein, which produces MTTGTISWFSLDKGFGIIKTDDGSEVFMSYSAIADSSLRYPSAGQRVEFQMRESAHNFLNYTEGLRAADVRLAS; this is translated from the coding sequence ATGACGACAGGTACGATTTCATGGTTTAGCTTGGACAAGGGGTTCGGCATCATCAAAACCGATGACGGCTCCGAAGTCTTTATGTCGTACTCGGCCATCGCGGATAGCTCCCTGCGTTACCCCTCTGCCGGACAGCGCGTCGAGTTCCAGATGCGCGAGAGTGCCCATAACTTCCTGAACTATACGGAAGGGCTGCGGGCAGCGGATGTCCGACTAGCAAGTTAA
- a CDS encoding NFACT RNA binding domain-containing protein: MSTETNLAQTVQQALAKQIKRSEKQIRSLTRAVSKVDDAEDLQVKGTLLKTYASQIDAHQTAVDLPDYRTDGATLHIKLDPAESVMVNAETYFHRYRRTKRGLATVEANLQQTKDDLVAQQARAAAFDPNDAAQCQALYTTLKDEGVIKAPPVKQEVVPAHPRHFYTTDHVLVEVGKNSYQNDHLTLTANKDYIWMHAGGEIAGSHVVVHSVHPSEETLRQAANLTAYYSKGRGAGHVPVDVAKVSQLRKPKGAKSGLVMIAGKWRTITVRPDPELAQKLRTDE, from the coding sequence ATGTCTACCGAAACGAACCTCGCACAAACGGTCCAGCAAGCACTGGCCAAACAAATCAAACGTAGCGAAAAGCAAATCAGGTCCCTCACCCGCGCCGTCAGCAAGGTCGATGACGCTGAAGACTTGCAGGTGAAGGGCACCTTGCTCAAGACCTACGCTAGCCAAATCGACGCGCACCAAACTGCGGTCGACTTACCGGACTACCGCACGGACGGCGCGACGCTGCACATCAAACTGGACCCCGCCGAATCCGTCATGGTCAACGCGGAAACCTACTTCCACCGCTACCGCCGCACCAAGCGGGGGCTAGCAACGGTCGAGGCGAACTTACAACAAACCAAAGATGACCTAGTTGCACAACAAGCCCGTGCCGCGGCATTTGACCCCAACGATGCCGCGCAATGCCAGGCACTCTACACGACACTCAAGGACGAGGGCGTCATCAAGGCCCCACCAGTCAAGCAGGAAGTCGTACCCGCACATCCCCGCCACTTCTACACCACGGATCATGTCCTCGTGGAAGTCGGCAAGAACAGTTACCAAAACGACCACCTGACCCTGACGGCGAACAAAGACTACATCTGGATGCACGCGGGCGGCGAGATTGCCGGTTCCCACGTGGTCGTCCACAGTGTCCATCCGAGTGAAGAGACACTCAGGCAGGCCGCCAACCTGACTGCCTACTACAGCAAGGGCCGCGGCGCCGGACACGTGCCAGTCGATGTCGCCAAGGTCAGCCAATTGCGCAAGCCTAAGGGTGCCAAGTCAGGTCTTGTTATGATTGCCGGCAAGTGGCGCACAATCACCGTGCGGCCGGACCCCGAACTCGCACAGAAGCTAAGGACGGATGAATAG
- a CDS encoding ABC transporter permease, which yields MAKNKVNVAQLQRRLLRRMIKDSRGRFIAITLIIMLGVMIFVGVKGIGPGYRDSAQSELNTSRLHDIEVVSTGGLTSRDVAAARKASGVTVQAQRSAFALAQSDESVVEVNAYANNRGLDRLMLRRGHLPREADQIVLDQRASEYGRFKLGDRYTFKKTSALKRRTYRIVGFVDSPRYINNTYDRGSANIGSGSVAYFAYLPSRNFSGSVYSRLAVRLNKRPAGDSFTSSYKDAVARKLTQVRRALRSRPEQRQTELVATASQPLQAERAKLDAAQEQLTAAQQQVAAASGGTVTTTPELTAQAKQLQAARAKLAAAQKQIAGKVNVQYTYNVRGDLQGFADFGASADRIAAIGDVFPVFFFLIAALITFTTISRMISEDRTQLGTMKALGFSRQQIARNYFIYALLAAVIGTILGVLGGLEGLTRFVLVISSQNIFTRQVVIPQWRDIALATGMGLIATIGAVFIVAPSELRVKPAELMLPKVPKNGQKILLERIRPLWRRLSFNAKVTLRNLFRFKSRMFMTVIGIAGGAGLILTGFGIRDSILGTAGAQFGPNGIGHYQAVVRLTTPGDDQSALHVLQDNDHYRTSTRVIYDISKVAANGHSVGNVSVIAPKQRTDFQKFVDLQRTSRGVQRELPQHGLLLSEKAAATLKVKRGDTIAVTNASGERRRIRVAGVVRNYVGHYAYMTAGTYAKTWGQTVANSLLVQTSHMSSQAQRRLSRRMLDKGGASNVTYTDASMDSMAGSMNAVVVILIVLSGLLSFVVLYNLTNINVSERMRELSTIKVLGFFDGEVTMYIVRENILLTLVGILCSFGVGDVLTRYILNQAASESVTFPFIIHWPGYVAAVVLTLAFTAIVMWITHRRLKSVDMLAALAARE from the coding sequence ATGGCGAAGAATAAAGTGAACGTCGCGCAGCTGCAACGGCGGCTGTTGCGGCGGATGATTAAGGATAGCCGGGGCCGGTTTATCGCCATCACGTTGATTATCATGCTCGGTGTCATGATTTTCGTCGGCGTGAAGGGCATTGGGCCCGGCTACCGGGATTCGGCGCAAAGCGAACTCAATACGAGTCGCTTGCACGATATCGAAGTCGTCAGCACTGGTGGCCTGACCTCGCGTGACGTCGCGGCTGCAAGAAAGGCATCTGGCGTCACCGTCCAGGCCCAGCGCAGCGCGTTTGCCTTGGCCCAGAGTGATGAGTCAGTTGTTGAGGTCAACGCGTACGCGAATAACCGCGGGCTCGACCGACTGATGCTACGGCGGGGGCACCTGCCGCGCGAGGCCGACCAGATTGTGCTGGACCAGCGTGCCAGTGAGTACGGCCGGTTCAAGCTGGGCGACCGGTATACGTTCAAGAAGACGTCTGCGCTGAAGCGGCGGACGTATCGGATTGTCGGCTTCGTGGATTCGCCGCGGTACATCAACAATACCTACGACCGTGGCAGTGCCAATATTGGCAGCGGGAGCGTGGCGTACTTTGCCTACCTGCCGTCTCGCAACTTTAGCGGGTCCGTTTATTCCCGGTTGGCTGTCCGGTTGAACAAGCGTCCGGCTGGAGACAGCTTTACCAGTAGCTACAAGGATGCAGTGGCCCGCAAACTGACACAGGTGCGTCGCGCGCTACGTTCACGGCCGGAGCAACGCCAAACGGAGCTCGTGGCGACTGCTAGCCAGCCATTACAAGCCGAGCGCGCCAAGCTAGACGCCGCTCAGGAACAACTCACTGCGGCGCAACAACAGGTCGCAGCGGCCAGTGGTGGCACTGTGACCACGACGCCCGAGCTGACGGCGCAGGCTAAGCAATTGCAGGCGGCACGGGCTAAACTGGCCGCGGCCCAAAAGCAGATAGCTGGCAAAGTGAACGTGCAGTACACCTATAACGTGCGCGGCGATTTGCAGGGCTTCGCTGACTTTGGCGCGTCCGCCGACCGAATTGCGGCTATCGGGGACGTGTTCCCCGTGTTCTTCTTCCTCATCGCGGCGCTAATTACCTTCACCACGATTAGTCGCATGATTTCCGAAGATCGCACACAGTTGGGCACGATGAAGGCTTTAGGCTTTTCGCGGCAACAGATTGCGCGGAACTACTTCATCTATGCACTGCTCGCGGCGGTTATTGGCACTATTCTCGGCGTGCTTGGCGGCCTGGAAGGCCTGACCCGCTTCGTGTTGGTCATCTCATCCCAGAACATCTTCACGCGGCAAGTGGTCATTCCGCAGTGGCGCGACATTGCTTTGGCGACGGGGATGGGCCTCATTGCGACAATTGGCGCGGTATTCATCGTCGCGCCGAGCGAGTTGCGGGTGAAGCCGGCGGAGCTGATGCTACCCAAAGTGCCGAAGAACGGGCAGAAGATTCTGCTCGAACGCATCCGGCCACTCTGGCGGCGGCTGTCATTTAACGCGAAGGTCACGCTGCGCAACCTGTTCCGCTTCAAGTCCCGCATGTTCATGACCGTTATCGGCATTGCGGGCGGCGCCGGTTTGATTCTGACTGGCTTTGGCATTCGTGACTCGATTCTGGGAACTGCGGGCGCGCAATTTGGCCCCAACGGAATTGGGCACTACCAGGCCGTGGTGCGTTTGACGACACCCGGCGATGATCAGTCGGCGTTGCACGTGTTGCAAGACAACGATCACTACCGGACGTCGACGCGGGTGATTTACGATATCAGCAAGGTTGCCGCGAACGGCCACAGTGTCGGCAACGTGTCTGTCATCGCGCCAAAACAACGCACCGATTTCCAGAAGTTTGTGGACTTGCAGCGCACCAGCCGCGGCGTTCAACGTGAGCTACCGCAGCACGGCCTGTTGCTGAGTGAGAAGGCTGCCGCAACACTCAAGGTTAAGCGCGGGGACACCATTGCCGTGACGAATGCCAGCGGTGAGCGGCGGCGGATTCGCGTCGCGGGTGTTGTCCGCAACTATGTGGGACACTACGCCTACATGACGGCGGGGACGTACGCTAAGACATGGGGGCAAACCGTAGCGAATAGCCTGCTCGTCCAGACAAGCCACATGTCCAGTCAGGCGCAGCGTCGTCTGTCGCGGCGCATGCTCGACAAGGGCGGCGCCAGCAATGTCACGTACACCGATGCGTCGATGGACAGCATGGCCGGCAGTATGAATGCGGTGGTCGTGATCCTGATTGTCCTGTCCGGCTTGCTGAGCTTTGTCGTCTTGTACAACCTCACCAACATCAACGTTTCCGAGCGGATGCGGGAGCTGTCGACGATTAAGGTCCTTGGCTTCTTTGATGGCGAAGTCACGATGTACATTGTGCGTGAGAACATCCTGCTCACCCTGGTCGGTATCCTGTGCAGCTTTGGCGTGGGGGATGTGCTGACGCGTTACATCCTAAACCAGGCGGCCAGCGAGTCGGTGACATTTCCATTCATCATTCACTGGCCTGGCTATGTGGCGGCGGTGGTGCTGACGCTCGCGTTTACCGCCATCGTCATGTGGATCACGCACCGGCGGCTCAAGTCGGTGGATATGCTGGCGGCTTTGGCGGCACGCGAATAG
- a CDS encoding TMEM175 family protein — translation MNIKQRLDTFVDAVLAIIITVMVLELPNIEQSGNGGFWTLAKAVGIYGVSFCFVAGIWYQHAVAFSQVEEVPRRTIVWYLVLVFVISLIPEATRLMTVVESNFTVMAYGVLYLVVSVIQAIINRQLAHERFTDIEDMKKMYRAIYGNHSTQSWLLIVINIVLAYFFPKVSMVFWIVITVMGFFTNDSDEEALSDISSLPAKSQDNYVKLTNKDRRDFSQLMREYGKLMRQDQNDASVKEREAGIRKRLGSYGFSEETLNTWQSRFQSRAGGRRPDSTNPQVAGSAQDGDFRTQNANHHVVRDITREGDREMRENIRDQRDAGQRKQQNKKQDITRDVDDDAPKDQRPN, via the coding sequence ATGAACATTAAACAACGCCTCGACACCTTTGTTGATGCCGTGCTCGCGATTATCATTACCGTCATGGTCTTGGAACTGCCAAACATTGAGCAGTCGGGCAATGGTGGCTTCTGGACGCTCGCCAAAGCGGTTGGCATCTACGGCGTGTCCTTCTGTTTCGTGGCTGGCATTTGGTACCAGCACGCCGTCGCCTTTAGTCAGGTGGAGGAGGTGCCCCGGCGCACCATCGTCTGGTACCTTGTGCTGGTGTTCGTCATTAGCCTGATTCCAGAAGCCACCCGCCTCATGACCGTGGTCGAGAGCAACTTTACCGTCATGGCATACGGGGTGCTGTACTTGGTCGTTTCCGTCATTCAGGCCATCATCAACCGGCAGCTGGCGCACGAGCGGTTCACGGACATCGAGGACATGAAGAAGATGTACCGCGCGATATACGGGAATCACTCGACCCAGTCGTGGCTGCTGATTGTCATTAACATCGTGCTCGCTTACTTCTTCCCCAAAGTCTCCATGGTGTTCTGGATCGTCATCACCGTGATGGGCTTCTTCACGAACGACTCCGACGAAGAGGCACTGTCCGACATCTCGAGTTTGCCGGCGAAGAGTCAGGATAATTATGTCAAGTTGACCAACAAAGACCGGCGTGATTTCAGTCAATTAATGCGTGAATATGGTAAGCTGATGCGCCAGGACCAAAATGACGCGTCAGTCAAAGAACGCGAGGCGGGCATCCGCAAGCGCTTGGGTAGCTACGGTTTTAGTGAAGAAACCCTGAACACGTGGCAAAGCCGCTTCCAGTCCCGCGCAGGCGGGCGGCGCCCAGATAGCACGAATCCGCAGGTGGCAGGCAGCGCACAGGACGGTGATTTCCGCACGCAAAATGCCAATCACCACGTCGTCCGTGACATCACACGGGAAGGCGACCGCGAGATGCGCGAAAACATCCGTGATCAGCGGGACGCCGGCCAACGGAAACAACAGAATAAAAAGCAGGACATCACCCGTGATGTGGATGATGATGCGCCTAAAGATCAGCGGCCAAACTAA
- a CDS encoding YxeA family protein, producing MIITVEVIQTKKGLIGLITAIVVIFGGYFMFKQVYYGGTQYYTRITTDGRKITQTDQRGNHYVDYQYNQAAYDQDGKAKTIKFDGNKPRPLHHGAYLQLTYNQEKGVTKWESVTAKRVPAKDLAHLK from the coding sequence GTGATAATAACAGTTGAGGTGATACAAACGAAAAAGGGACTCATTGGTTTGATTACTGCGATTGTCGTTATTTTCGGCGGGTACTTCATGTTTAAGCAGGTCTACTACGGGGGCACCCAGTACTACACGCGCATCACCACGGATGGCCGCAAGATTACCCAGACAGATCAAAGGGGTAATCATTACGTCGACTATCAATACAACCAAGCCGCCTATGATCAAGACGGCAAGGCCAAAACAATCAAATTCGATGGCAACAAGCCACGGCCACTCCACCACGGCGCCTATCTGCAGTTGACTTACAACCAGGAAAAGGGCGTGACCAAGTGGGAGTCCGTTACCGCTAAACGCGTACCGGCCAAGGATTTGGCACATCTTAAATAG